From the genome of Mugil cephalus isolate CIBA_MC_2020 chromosome 2, CIBA_Mcephalus_1.1, whole genome shotgun sequence, one region includes:
- the LOC125004797 gene encoding opsin-5-like isoform X1, which yields MSFSGAAGRALPWRNHSFILGGGRDPPLSDQGETIIGVYLLLLGWLSWFGNSIVLFVLYRQRASLQPTDYLTFNLAVSDASISVFGYSRGIIEIFNVFQDSGYLISSIWTCQVDGFFTLVFGLSSINTLTVISVTRYIKGCHPSKGFRLNSINRLVMTRCSSGLPLNMNVYVAARHINRTSVFVCLLLIWITAGFWSGAPLFGWGGYKDRGYGTCEIDWTKANYSSVYRSYIICIFIFCFFVPVLIMLFCYVSIIKTVKRGNALSSEGDLTDRQRKIERDVTIVSIVICTAFILAWSPYAVVSMWSAFGFHVPNLTSIFTRLFAKSASFYNPLIYFGLSSKFRKDVSILLPCARDTKDTVKLKRFKPKADAHGRPAAAGGKLKVPPNRPEKKYQPYPAPSPDGAVGSPPCTPPPANKEVFYIEVPRPSETGSEFECERL from the exons ATGTCGTTCAGCGGCGCCGCCGGACGTGCCCTCCCCTGGAGGAACCACAGCTTCATcctgggaggaggaagagacccTCCTCTGTCTGACCAGGGAGAAACCATCATCGGAGtctatctgctgctgctgg GCTGGTTGTCCTGGTTTGGAAACAGCATCGTCCTCTTCGTCCTTTACCGCCAGAGAGCCTCGCTGCAGCCCACCGACTACCTGACCTTCAACCTGGCCGTCTCCGACGCCAGCATCTCTGTGTTCGGCTACTCCAGAGGAATTATCGAGATTTTCAATGTCTTCCAGGACAGTGGCTACCTCATCTCGTCCATCTGGACCTGCCAG GTGGACGGTTTCTTTACGCTGGTGTTTGGTCTGAGCAGCATCAACACTCTGACAGTGATCAGCGTCACGCGCTACATCAAAGGCTGTCACCCAAGCAAAGGTTTCCGTCTGAACTCCATTAACAGGCTTGTAATGACCAGGTGTTCCTCGGGTCTTCCTCTAAACATGAACGTTTATGTTGCAGCGCGTCACATCAACCGGACCAGTGTGTTCGTGTGTCTGCTGCTTATCTGGATCACGGCCGGATTTTGGTCTGGAGCTCCGTTATTTGGCTGGGGCGGCTACAAAG ATCGAGGATACGGCACCTGTGAGATTGACTGGACTAAAGCCAACTACTCGAGCGTTTACAGGTCCTACATCATCTgcatcttcatcttctgcttCTTCGTGCCGGTGCTCATCATGCTCTTCTGCTACGTGTCCATCATCAAGACAGTGAAGAGAGGCAACGCTCTGTCGTCAGAGGGCGACCTGACCGACCGCCAGAGGAAGATCGAGAGAGACGTGACCATT GTTTCCATAGTGATCTGCACGGCCTTCATCCTGGCCTGGTCTCCGTACGCTGTCGTGTCCATGTGGTCGGCCTTCGGCTTCCATGTCCCCAACCTCACCAGCATCTTCACCCGCCTCTTCGCCAAGTCGGCCAGTTTCTACAACCCCCTCATCTACTTCGGCCTAAGCTCCAAGTTCCGCAAAGACGTCTCCATCCTGCTGCCCTGCGCCCGCGACACCAAAGACACCGTCAAGCTAAAGCGCTTCAAGCCGAAGGCCGACGCCCACGGCCGCCCCGCTGCTGCCGGAGGCAAACTCAAAGTTCCTCCGAACCGGCCTGAGAAGAAGTACCAGCCCTACCCGGCCCCTAGTCCAGACGGCGCCGTGGGCAGCCCACCCTGCACGCCTCCACCCGCTAATAAGGAGGTGTTCTACATCGAAGTGCCCCGCCCCTCCGAGACTGGCTCCGAGTTTGAATGTGAAAGACTGTGA
- the LOC125004797 gene encoding opsin-5-like isoform X2, translating into MSFSGAAGRALPWRNHSFILGGGRDPPLSDQGETIIGVYLLLLGWLSWFGNSIVLFVLYRQRASLQPTDYLTFNLAVSDASISVFGYSRGIIEIFNVFQDSGYLISSIWTCQVDGFFTLVFGLSSINTLTVISVTRYIKGCHPSKARHINRTSVFVCLLLIWITAGFWSGAPLFGWGGYKDRGYGTCEIDWTKANYSSVYRSYIICIFIFCFFVPVLIMLFCYVSIIKTVKRGNALSSEGDLTDRQRKIERDVTIVSIVICTAFILAWSPYAVVSMWSAFGFHVPNLTSIFTRLFAKSASFYNPLIYFGLSSKFRKDVSILLPCARDTKDTVKLKRFKPKADAHGRPAAAGGKLKVPPNRPEKKYQPYPAPSPDGAVGSPPCTPPPANKEVFYIEVPRPSETGSEFECERL; encoded by the exons ATGTCGTTCAGCGGCGCCGCCGGACGTGCCCTCCCCTGGAGGAACCACAGCTTCATcctgggaggaggaagagacccTCCTCTGTCTGACCAGGGAGAAACCATCATCGGAGtctatctgctgctgctgg GCTGGTTGTCCTGGTTTGGAAACAGCATCGTCCTCTTCGTCCTTTACCGCCAGAGAGCCTCGCTGCAGCCCACCGACTACCTGACCTTCAACCTGGCCGTCTCCGACGCCAGCATCTCTGTGTTCGGCTACTCCAGAGGAATTATCGAGATTTTCAATGTCTTCCAGGACAGTGGCTACCTCATCTCGTCCATCTGGACCTGCCAG GTGGACGGTTTCTTTACGCTGGTGTTTGGTCTGAGCAGCATCAACACTCTGACAGTGATCAGCGTCACGCGCTACATCAAAGGCTGTCACCCAAGCAAAG CGCGTCACATCAACCGGACCAGTGTGTTCGTGTGTCTGCTGCTTATCTGGATCACGGCCGGATTTTGGTCTGGAGCTCCGTTATTTGGCTGGGGCGGCTACAAAG ATCGAGGATACGGCACCTGTGAGATTGACTGGACTAAAGCCAACTACTCGAGCGTTTACAGGTCCTACATCATCTgcatcttcatcttctgcttCTTCGTGCCGGTGCTCATCATGCTCTTCTGCTACGTGTCCATCATCAAGACAGTGAAGAGAGGCAACGCTCTGTCGTCAGAGGGCGACCTGACCGACCGCCAGAGGAAGATCGAGAGAGACGTGACCATT GTTTCCATAGTGATCTGCACGGCCTTCATCCTGGCCTGGTCTCCGTACGCTGTCGTGTCCATGTGGTCGGCCTTCGGCTTCCATGTCCCCAACCTCACCAGCATCTTCACCCGCCTCTTCGCCAAGTCGGCCAGTTTCTACAACCCCCTCATCTACTTCGGCCTAAGCTCCAAGTTCCGCAAAGACGTCTCCATCCTGCTGCCCTGCGCCCGCGACACCAAAGACACCGTCAAGCTAAAGCGCTTCAAGCCGAAGGCCGACGCCCACGGCCGCCCCGCTGCTGCCGGAGGCAAACTCAAAGTTCCTCCGAACCGGCCTGAGAAGAAGTACCAGCCCTACCCGGCCCCTAGTCCAGACGGCGCCGTGGGCAGCCCACCCTGCACGCCTCCACCCGCTAATAAGGAGGTGTTCTACATCGAAGTGCCCCGCCCCTCCGAGACTGGCTCCGAGTTTGAATGTGAAAGACTGTGA